A genomic stretch from Kribbella jejuensis includes:
- a CDS encoding acyl-CoA thioesterase, giving the protein MDHHNRYVYHCPLRWGDMDALGHVNNGRYVDYLQDARVDFLFRTAKELGADTLETGLLVARHEVRYRAPLHFRPEPVRIELWISEIRAASFTVDYEILDAEPERRTYVEAKTKLVPFDFTANRLRRITPEEKVALEKLVGR; this is encoded by the coding sequence GTGGATCATCACAACCGGTACGTCTACCACTGCCCGCTGCGCTGGGGTGACATGGACGCGCTCGGGCACGTGAACAACGGCCGGTACGTCGACTACCTGCAGGACGCGCGCGTCGACTTCCTGTTCCGGACCGCGAAGGAACTCGGCGCCGACACGCTGGAGACCGGGCTGCTCGTGGCCCGGCACGAGGTCCGGTACCGCGCGCCGCTGCACTTCCGCCCGGAACCGGTCCGGATCGAGCTGTGGATCTCCGAGATCCGGGCCGCGTCGTTCACCGTCGACTACGAGATCCTCGACGCCGAGCCGGAACGCCGTACCTATGTCGAGGCGAAGACCAAGCTGGTCCCGTTCGACTTCACGGCCAACCGCCTGCGCCGGATCACTCCGGAGGAGAAGGTCGCCCTCGAGAAGTTGGTAGGTCGCTGA